The region GGCGAGGTCAAGGTGCTCGGCTTCGACGCGGCCGGCGTGGTGGTCGGTGTGGGGTCCGGGGTGACCCGGTTCGTGGTCGGCGACGAGGTCTACTACGCCGGCTCGGTCGGCCGTCCGGGCAGCAACGCCCGGTTCCACGCGGTCGACGAACACGTGGTCGGGCACAAGCCGGAGACGCTCACCTTCGCCGAGGCGGCGGCCCTGCCGCTGACCACCATCACCGCCTGGGAGACCCTGTTCGACTCGTTCGCCCTGGGCAAGGGGAGCACCGGCACGCTGCTGGTACTCGGGGCGGCCGGGGGCGTCGGCTCGATGGTGATCCAGTTGGCGCGGGCCCTCACCGATGTCACCGTCGTCGCCACCGCCTCCCGGCCCGAGTCCCGCCGGTGGGCGGAGGATCTCGGCGCTCACCACGTGGTCGACCACCGGGACCTGGTCGCCTCGGTCGGCGCGGTCGCCCCGGCCGGGGTCGACTACCTGATCAGCCCGTTCACCGCAGGCAACATCGAGCGGTACGCCGAGATCGTCCGTCCCCGGGGGCACATCGTCGCCATCGACGAGCCGGAGGGCCTGGAGTTGCTGCCGCTCAAGGCCAAGAGCATCAGCTGGCACTGGGAGTTCATGTTCACCCGGCCGCTGTTCCTACCGACCGACCCGACCCAGCACGATCTGCTGGAGCAGACCGCGCGGCTGGTCGACCAGGGCCGGATCCGTACGACGCTCACGACGCAGCTCGGCCCGATCAACGCGGCCAACCTGCGCCGCGCCCACGAACTGGTGGAAAGCTCCGCGACCATCGGCAAGGTGGTCGTCGCCGGCTTCGACCGCTGAGGCGGATCCGGCGCGGCCTATTGGACTGCACAGGTCGCGCCGGGCCACCAACCAAGCGGTCTTGCACGACTACCTCCGGACGGTTCGGCCGCAGATGGAGACATCGAGGGAGTGCCTGCGGCCATACCCGGTCGGGTGCTCAGCCCGCCTGCGTCATCGGTGGTACGCAGCACCACCTTGGCCAACTGGACCCGCGAGTTCACGCCGAGCTTGCCGAACACGGCGCGGAGCGGGAGGTGATCGCGCTGGGGGAGAGGAACAGCTCGGCGGAGGCGGACTTGTTCGTGTGCCCGTCGCCACCAGCCGTGCCACCCGGCGCTCGGTGGTGGTGAGCGCCGCCCAGCCGGTCTCGGGTCGCCGTCCCGTCGTCGGCCGCCGCGCCCGTCGGACCTTGGCGACCGGCGCCCTCGCGCCGCAGGTCTCGAACACCTGCTCGACCCGCTGAAGTGCGGCGACGCCGCCGGTCAGGTCGCCGGCGGACAGCGCGACGCGACGTACTCGGCCTCGGATCACGCCAGCAGCGCACGTGGCGACTGCCGCAACAGTGCGACCGCCGGCGCCAGGTGGCCGCCGCCGAGCCCGTGGAGCCAGCGCCGCCGCACCCCGCGATACCGGCCACTCCGGGATTGCGAGCGGCGAGATCGGCGAGGGCTGCGCTCGCCACCCGTAAGGTGGCCGCATCCCTGCACCGGACCGCCGCGCAGGCCCGTCTGCACGAGCAGATCCTCCCGCCACGGCGGCAGCACCTCCGCCTCGATCTCCCGAGCAGGGTCGCGGCGGCGCGGCGCTTCCCTTCCGCGACGGCGAGCAGCGACCGGCGCGGACGAGGCCTATTACGAGTTACGTAGGCGGATCGGGGTCGCGCCGACCGGGACACGGACAATCTGGTACGGCGGGATGCGGTCGTCGGCGTTGCCGTTGAAAAGCGGGGCGCGTGGCAGTTGGTTGAGGCTGACGTACAGATGGCCGTCTGCGGCCAGCGAGAGGGTGTCCGGCCACAGCGCACCGGGTGCGTGCAGCACCGTGGACCACGACCCATCGGCGGCGAGCCTCAGTACGGCGCTGTGCTCGTAGGCGGTGACATAAAGGTTCCCGGAGGCGTCCGACTCGATGCCGTCGGAAGCCCCCTTGTCACCGTGGTCAACAATCTGCTCGGCCACCTTGTCGTCACCGAGTTCACGGTCGATCAGGGCGGCTGTCGGGACGCTGTAGAGTCTGCGGCTCGACAGCGCGCAGTAGTAGAGCCGGTCGCCGGTGCTGTTGAACGCGATGCCGTCAGCGCCAACGGTGTATCCCTCGTGTACAACGCCTTGCACGATCGCGCGGAAGCCGTCTTCGGCGTGGGTGCTGGCGTGCCCGCGCAGCTTGGCCCAACTGTCGCCCGTGGCAAGGTCGATGACGATCAGGGCACCCTCGGCCTGCGAGTCGGTGACGTACGCGTACCCGGCGACGCCTCGTGACAGGTCGAAGCGGACGTCGTTGAGGTAGCTCGTCGGGGTCAGCGCGTCGGTCGAGGGTCGGATGACGCGCAGGACGGTGTTGTTGTCCAGGTCGATCTCGACCAGTTTGGGGCCGCCCTCGACCCATGGGGCCCATGCCAGGCTGCCGGTGTCGAGGGCCCACAGGTGCCCGTCCGGGGCGACCACGACGCTCTGGACTGACACCAGCAGTTCGTCGTTGACCTGCTGGCTCGGGTACGGGGTGGGCTTGCCATCGATGATCTCCGCGACTGTGTATGGCACCGGGTCGCCCCAGCGTGGCACGGAAATGAAGACCCGGCCCGAGTCCGCGACGGTGACGCCGGTCGCCATCAGGTCATCCAGGTCTGCGACGAGCTCGAAGTCGGCGGCGACCCATGCTCCCAGGGGTCCTGCGGTCATTGGTGCGCTCCTCGTCTCGGCGGATGGCTGAGCGGTGGTACTTGATCGACGACGCGCCGCAGACTTCGTGCCCCGGCACTGTCTCTCGCGTCTCGCCTCGCGCGACGACGGTCGACCGAATCCGTGCCGGCGAGCCTCGTCGTTCATGTCGTGCGGTGCGATCGCCCGGGTGTGTGGGCGCCGCAGAGGGGCAGCCCGGTCGTTCTATGCCCCGAACCAGGGTGTGATGACCGCGCGGGCGAGCGTGTGGCCCGCCATGTTGAAACCGAGGAAGGCTGGCGTGGTGTCCTTGTCGACACCCAGGGTTTCGACATCGAGCGCGTGCACGGCGATGAAGTAGTCGTGTCGGCCGCTGCCCGGCGGCGGTGCCGCGCCGATGTAGCGACGCATACGCGCGTCGTTGGCCATCTGCCATGCATTGCCGGGCATCTCCGCGCCATCCGCGCCAGCGCCGGTGGCGAACGACACGACACTCACCGGGATGTCCGCCACGGCCCAGTGCCAGAAACCGCTGCCGGTGGGGGCGGTCGGGTCGTAGACGGTCACGACGAAACTCTTGGCGGCTGTGGGGAAGCCGCTCCAGCTCAGCTGGGGCGATACGTCTTCGCCGCCGGATCCGAATACCCCGCTGGCATGCGCCGACGGCATCTCCTCGCCGGCCCTGACGTCGGCGCTCGTCAAGGTGAACGAAGGCACCTTGGCGATCATGTCGTAGGGAGTGTCCATCGGCTCCTCTTTCGGCGACTCCGGGAAGCGGTTTTGGCAATCGCGCGCCCTGGTTTGCGTACCCTGACCTCGCTCGGCCATTGCGTCATAGCGGCACATCGCCGCGGATGTCTGCCATCGTAGGCGCACTCGAACTAACGCGTTGCCACTTCGTGCTCTTGATAACTTCGAGTAATTTGAGCAGTGGGAGATGTTTCGAAGGGCCTTGATTTCGTCGTTATCAAAGTGCTTCCGATGGCTGGGGGGGTATCATTCGGGACCTTAATGAGCCGACTACCAGGGCTCTCGATTCCGGTGGTCCGGCGACATCTGGCTCCGTGTGCT is a window of Micromonospora sp. NBC_01699 DNA encoding:
- a CDS encoding SMP-30/gluconolactonase/LRE family protein, translated to MTAGPLGAWVAADFELVADLDDLMATGVTVADSGRVFISVPRWGDPVPYTVAEIIDGKPTPYPSQQVNDELLVSVQSVVVAPDGHLWALDTGSLAWAPWVEGGPKLVEIDLDNNTVLRVIRPSTDALTPTSYLNDVRFDLSRGVAGYAYVTDSQAEGALIVIDLATGDSWAKLRGHASTHAEDGFRAIVQGVVHEGYTVGADGIAFNSTGDRLYYCALSSRRLYSVPTAALIDRELGDDKVAEQIVDHGDKGASDGIESDASGNLYVTAYEHSAVLRLAADGSWSTVLHAPGALWPDTLSLAADGHLYVSLNQLPRAPLFNGNADDRIPPYQIVRVPVGATPIRLRNS
- a CDS encoding zinc-binding alcohol dehydrogenase family protein; this translates as MTDLMPSVGYRRNLPVSDPESLVDVELPVPLPGPNDLLVRVEAVSVNPADTKVRANVAPADGEVKVLGFDAAGVVVGVGSGVTRFVVGDEVYYAGSVGRPGSNARFHAVDEHVVGHKPETLTFAEAAALPLTTITAWETLFDSFALGKGSTGTLLVLGAAGGVGSMVIQLARALTDVTVVATASRPESRRWAEDLGAHHVVDHRDLVASVGAVAPAGVDYLISPFTAGNIERYAEIVRPRGHIVAIDEPEGLELLPLKAKSISWHWEFMFTRPLFLPTDPTQHDLLEQTARLVDQGRIRTTLTTQLGPINAANLRRAHELVESSATIGKVVVAGFDR
- a CDS encoding YbhB/YbcL family Raf kinase inhibitor-like protein, with the protein product MDTPYDMIAKVPSFTLTSADVRAGEEMPSAHASGVFGSGGEDVSPQLSWSGFPTAAKSFVVTVYDPTAPTGSGFWHWAVADIPVSVVSFATGAGADGAEMPGNAWQMANDARMRRYIGAAPPPGSGRHDYFIAVHALDVETLGVDKDTTPAFLGFNMAGHTLARAVITPWFGA